Proteins co-encoded in one Papaver somniferum cultivar HN1 chromosome 5, ASM357369v1, whole genome shotgun sequence genomic window:
- the LOC113282507 gene encoding RING-H2 finger protein ATL48-like, whose amino-acid sequence MEKMGTAESELDELFGQKKRVKNPLVPMGALMTAGVLTAGLISFRQGNSNLGQKLMRAPVVAQGATVALMVGTAYYYGETFTRKDTWPQVKISSLQCSFVLSFSIHFSTLCFVQN is encoded by the exons ATGGAGAAAATGGGTACAGCGGAATCAGAACTAGATGAATTGTTTGGACAGAAGAAACGTGTGAAGAACCCTCTTGTTCCAATGG GTGCGCTTATGACTGCGGGGGTGCTTACCGCTGGGTTAATTAGTTTCAGACAAGGGAATTCTAACTTGGGCCAGAAGCTAATGCGAGCTCCTGTAGTTGCTCAGGGAGCTACAGTTGCACTTATGGTTGGTACTGCTTATTACTATGGCGAAACTTTCACCCGTAAAGACACTTGGCCTCAAGTGAAAATATCTTCTTTACAGTGTTCATTTGTTCTTTCATTCAGTATTCATTTTTCCACCCTGTGTTTTGTACAAAACTAA